A region of Aquarana catesbeiana isolate 2022-GZ linkage group LG08, ASM4218655v1, whole genome shotgun sequence DNA encodes the following proteins:
- the LOC141104522 gene encoding uncharacterized protein isoform X1, which produces METERSHTTDRILNLTLEIIYLLTGENYIAFKLSNGLVASNLRKTLSPVIEPPSHTLRKNKEIIEVTQKIIELLTGEVSLRCQDVTVYFSMEEWEYIEGHKDLYKDALMENRPPLTSPDGSRNRNPPERCSRPLYSRDSTQEHHEIPQEDQVMLEVTQTERKTREEAKEMSMMGGDPCKEEEIPTQISTDPGDTRTTQRDIKHEEEIEQKIKEEDILIEISTDGQHGELGNNSIVAPDGEIEDDDLTKDSLEENVLSSYLHPVLSSADLLADPSKHGGSFPQCSPPKTQHTDHKGGEMFLCSIDGRFFAQKEALISHQKTHTAEKPYLCSVCGKCFTQRSCLTLHQRIHTAKKPYPCSECGKCFTQIGTLISHQRTHTGEKPYSCSECGKCFAVSSVLTNHKRIHTGEKPYSCLECGKRFARKADLNIHQRIHTGVKPFSCSECGKCFSVNSVLNRHKRTHTGEKPYSCSECGKCFSRRAHLIVHEKLHTEEKPYSCSE; this is translated from the exons ATGGAGACGGAGCGAAGTCACACCACAGATAGAAtattaaacctcaccctggagatcatctacctgctgaccggagag aattatatAGCTTTCAAATTATCAAATGGTTTGGTGGCATCCAACTTGAGGAAGACCCTAAGCCCCGTTATAGAGCCTCCATCCCACACCCTGAGAAAGAACAAGGAGATAATAGAAGTCACGCAGAAGATCATTGAGCTGCTAACAGGGGAG gtttctctaaggtgtcaggatgtcactgtctatttctccatggaggagtgggagtatatagaaggacacaaggatctctacaaggatgcCCTGATGGAGAAccggccgcccctcacatcaccgg atggatccaggaacagaaatcccccagagagatgttcccgtcctctgtattcccgggactccacacaggaacatcaTGAGATCCCTCAGGAGGATCAG GTAATGCTGGAAGTAACCCAGACTGAAAGGAAAACTAGAGAGGAAGCAAAAGAGATGTCTATGATGGGTGGTGATCCATGTAAGGAAGAGGAAATCCCTACacagatcagcacag ACCCCGGAGACACCAGAACAACTCAGAGAGACATCAAACATGAGGAAGAAATAGAACAGAAGATTAAAGAGGAGGACATTCTaatagagatcagcacag ATGGACAACACGGAGAGTTGGGGAATAATTCCATTGTCGCTCCAGATGGTGAAATAGAAGATGATGACCTCACAAAAGATTCTTTAGAAGAAAATGTCCTTTCCTCATATCTGCACccagtgctttccagtgcagatctGTTAGCTGATCCCTCTAAACATGGGGGAAGCTTTCCCCAATGCTCACCTCCCAAGACACAACACACAGATCATAAAGGAGGTGAAATGTTCTTGTGTTCCATAGATGGGAGGTTCTTTGCACAGAAGGAGGCACTCATCTCTCATCAGAAAACTCATACAGCAGAAAAGCCGTATTTGTGCTCTgtatgcgggaaatgttttacacagagGTCTTGCCTTACCCTTCATCAACGAATTCACACGGCTAAGAAGCCATATccttgttctgagtgtgggaaatgttttacccaGATAGGAACTCTTATTTCgcatcagagaactcacactggggagaagccgtattcatgttcagaatgtgggaaatgttttgctgTTAGTTCAGTTCTCACTAACCACAAGAGAATCCACACTGGGGAGAAACCGTATTCATGTTTAGAATGTGGCAAACGCTTTGCACGGAAGGCTGACCTTAAtatacaccagaggattcacacgggAGTGAAACCATTTTCATGTTCGGAATGCGGGAAATGCTTTTCGGTGAATTCGGTTCTTAATAGACACAAGAGAACGCATACAGGAGAGAAAccgtattcatgttcagagtgtgggaaatgtttctctcGGAGAGCACACCTTATCGTCCATGAAAAGCTTCATACAGAAGAGAAGCCGTATTCATGCTCAGAATGA
- the LOC141104522 gene encoding uncharacterized protein isoform X2, protein MEEWEYIEGHKDLYKDALMENRPPLTSPDGSRNRNPPERCSRPLYSRDSTQEHHEIPQEDQVMLEVTQTERKTREEAKEMSMMGGDPCKEEEIPTQISTDPGDTRTTQRDIKHEEEIEQKIKEEDILIEISTDGQHGELGNNSIVAPDGEIEDDDLTKDSLEENVLSSYLHPVLSSADLLADPSKHGGSFPQCSPPKTQHTDHKGGEMFLCSIDGRFFAQKEALISHQKTHTAEKPYLCSVCGKCFTQRSCLTLHQRIHTAKKPYPCSECGKCFTQIGTLISHQRTHTGEKPYSCSECGKCFAVSSVLTNHKRIHTGEKPYSCLECGKRFARKADLNIHQRIHTGVKPFSCSECGKCFSVNSVLNRHKRTHTGEKPYSCSECGKCFSRRAHLIVHEKLHTEEKPYSCSE, encoded by the exons atggaggagtgggagtatatagaaggacacaaggatctctacaaggatgcCCTGATGGAGAAccggccgcccctcacatcaccgg atggatccaggaacagaaatcccccagagagatgttcccgtcctctgtattcccgggactccacacaggaacatcaTGAGATCCCTCAGGAGGATCAG GTAATGCTGGAAGTAACCCAGACTGAAAGGAAAACTAGAGAGGAAGCAAAAGAGATGTCTATGATGGGTGGTGATCCATGTAAGGAAGAGGAAATCCCTACacagatcagcacag ACCCCGGAGACACCAGAACAACTCAGAGAGACATCAAACATGAGGAAGAAATAGAACAGAAGATTAAAGAGGAGGACATTCTaatagagatcagcacag ATGGACAACACGGAGAGTTGGGGAATAATTCCATTGTCGCTCCAGATGGTGAAATAGAAGATGATGACCTCACAAAAGATTCTTTAGAAGAAAATGTCCTTTCCTCATATCTGCACccagtgctttccagtgcagatctGTTAGCTGATCCCTCTAAACATGGGGGAAGCTTTCCCCAATGCTCACCTCCCAAGACACAACACACAGATCATAAAGGAGGTGAAATGTTCTTGTGTTCCATAGATGGGAGGTTCTTTGCACAGAAGGAGGCACTCATCTCTCATCAGAAAACTCATACAGCAGAAAAGCCGTATTTGTGCTCTgtatgcgggaaatgttttacacagagGTCTTGCCTTACCCTTCATCAACGAATTCACACGGCTAAGAAGCCATATccttgttctgagtgtgggaaatgttttacccaGATAGGAACTCTTATTTCgcatcagagaactcacactggggagaagccgtattcatgttcagaatgtgggaaatgttttgctgTTAGTTCAGTTCTCACTAACCACAAGAGAATCCACACTGGGGAGAAACCGTATTCATGTTTAGAATGTGGCAAACGCTTTGCACGGAAGGCTGACCTTAAtatacaccagaggattcacacgggAGTGAAACCATTTTCATGTTCGGAATGCGGGAAATGCTTTTCGGTGAATTCGGTTCTTAATAGACACAAGAGAACGCATACAGGAGAGAAAccgtattcatgttcagagtgtgggaaatgtttctctcGGAGAGCACACCTTATCGTCCATGAAAAGCTTCATACAGAAGAGAAGCCGTATTCATGCTCAGAATGA